In Besnoitia besnoiti strain Bb-Ger1 chromosome I, whole genome shotgun sequence, the genomic window CACTAGTCTCCATGCGAGTACGCAGGGAGCGAAACTGGCCTTTCTGCGTGCGACTTTCGGACCAGCGCGCCAACTCAGTcgtgccttcctcctcgtgaTTATTGGAGTCTCGTTGCCTGTCTCCCTACCGGCGCAAGTGTGTGCCGTGGTCTTGAAGCATACGCGGACGCCAAACAAACGTCCAACTAAGACGATGTCGTTTTCGCCATTTGTCTATCTTCGCTGTATCGTGTACGACTCCCTCtccggcgtctccctcgcaggTATAGCACCAGAGCCTTTCAGCAAGCCGAATCGCGTCTGGGCTTTACGGGGAGGCAGTTGAGGCGGGCGTGCGCCCCTCCGTGTCAAGCGCATACTCTCTCGCAGACCCACTATGTCGCCAGGGAAAGGGCGTGTTCCGTGGAGCCAGAGGACGCCAAGAGCCGGATGATGTTGCAGACTAGGCTAGGAAAGGTTTTGCTTTCACAAACAAAACACGATTTAGGTGGTAGACAGTCAGGCGCGTGCAATGTCGCGGGGAATGCTGCCTAATCACCGCTGCTCGACGGCACCGTGGGCAGGCCCCTTAGCGAGCTCGTGAGGGACACCGAGGGCCTTCAGGACCTGCGCACAAAGAACACGAAAACAAAAAATCCATTCATTAGGCCACTCTGTGGGGCGCCTCCATATTCCTCGCTTCCAGAAAATGACATTTCGTGTAGGCATCCAGTTCCGCTGTACAGGCTCAGAACAGACGACCGTTACGCGCTATGCATCGTTGCCACGTCGCTGGCCTAAACCGTGTAGACATCTCAGCTTCGAATGTGATGCACATACATGCGTAGAGCTCCAGCCGGTGCCCGCCGCCTTTTTCTTCAGTATGTGACGCTCAAACTGCGCCGATGCGCCCCCCCTCACCTCCGTCAGTCTAGTTCTTTGCGTCGCGCTGAGGCTCGCGGACTCCTGCGCCAGATTTCCTGCACCCGttgcgcagctgcacacATGTTAGCTTGTCACTGCAAGTGTCTTCGCACATAAAAGCTCGCATCCATCGACAACttgcctcggcgcggcggcccctCGCACGCAGGAATTCTTTCCAAGCGGATCagcgcccgcgtccgcgccccgCAGACTATACTCGACAGCTGTGAGTGGGCACGTGTCGCTGGACGATTGAATGCACACGCTTCCGGAATGGCTTATCTTTCACGGCGAATCATTCAATTAGGTAATCGGGCATGGACGCTGCTACACCTCAGGCGCCCTCTCTACAGGCGCTAGCGCTGGCCAcgggcatgcatgcatggaATGGAACAGGGGCGCTCTCACTCCCCTTGCACTCAAAAGAAGCCTTTTATCGTGCCAAATGCCGCCTCGACctgacgaggaggccgcgcagtTCGGATGCCTTACCTCCTAGAGTGTGCAGCAGCTCTGTCCGACGACAAAGGTCTTCTGAAGGAGGGAAACCAAACATGAGCAGCGCTGCCGATGGGCGGGTACCTAGGCATCCCAACCCGAAACGCCCGCGTACACCAAAACGAGCcacacgccgcggccgtTGTTGGCAATCGGAAGTTTGAAGCACAAACACGAGATCGGCCGACTCCAGCGAAGAGAACAAAAAAAACTTAGACATGAGACGAGCAGAGCGAAGGCCAAACAGAAAAGTCTGAAAGGCCAAAGACCCAAGTCGCTGAATCAAGAGTGATCGGGAAAGGCGGAGAGAAACAATGCAAAGCGTGGGCATAATTCAATTCACGTCCACAAGAAACAGAAACGGGGCTAAACAAGGCTGCGCGTGATGGGAAGAATGGCCTGAATATACGGTCtatctgtctctgcgcgtcgtcgtcctctcccgtagcacggcgccggcgcttggCCTTTGTCAAAATTCATCTGAGCTTCTGGCGCTGATCTTACCGCGGTCCCTCGCCACTTCCAGCACCTGTAACGCATCGTGGAGGAGGACTGGACGGCCCAGACGCTCTTCATTCCAGAAGAAAGGCAATCCAGGCCGTCGCTCCCCCCAGGGGGACGCGTGGCGCTGAGTCGTCGGCGAGGCTCCTGCGCGATCACCAAAAAGCGCAGGCAGGTTACAGTTTGGGTTCGACAGCCTAGAGAACTCAAGAAGACTACAGTCAAATTACATAAGGGAGACAGACAGTGCACGCGTCACGCGTGCCCCTCGTGGCCTTCGATTTTGCATCAGATTACATtcccgcgcagcagcggccgggGAACATGAGCAGAGGTTCCACATCGAAAAGGCTACAGCCAGTGGAGGCCTCGCGTAACCGAGCCAAAGCAACAGGATGGCAAAAATGCTAAAAACACAAACTGGCTACGTATGAGACACTCGAGCACAGCATGATCGCCGCACCagtgaagacgacgcggcggtcGTGCACATGGcaaggacgcggcggcgccacacgccagaagcagaggcgaatGATATGAACCGCTGCACAGCGAATGGGACGGCAGAGTCTTCGAGTCCCGCAGGGTGTCCAGTTCTACACAACGGACCAGGCTCAGAGACGCAGGAAACTTGCTGCATTCGCAGGGGCGACATGATATCGGCTCCAGAAGCTCCGATAGAACTGAGATGTATACCGCTGGTCATCCGCGAAACCAGAGTAGATGTAGGTATGTACACTGTCgccagaatacatagaatgCACAGCCACTTACGACCAAGTTCGCGCTCCATCACATCGACCAGCGCCTCAGCTGTCCAGGCGTCGAGAGCGCCCAACCTGCGGATACCACCAAGCGCAGGCCACAAAATCGTCACTCTAGTATTCGAGAGAGATTGGGCGCGAGGCATTCCTTTCGAAACTACGCGACAAGCGGCGGCGACTTGATACACAGCCTACGAGAGCGCGGTCGGCGACGGACAGGTGCCTACTCCGTCACTGCGATGTTGCAGAGACGCCTTCAGAAACGTGAGCGGCAAACTGTTAGTTCCACCAGCAggctgcgtccgcgccccTGAACACCCAGAACTGAGACGCACAAGAACGCCTGCGAACTCACCGCTGAAGCCCTGAGAACAGggcggccgcctcggcgccagTTATCCACCCCAACAGCGTCGGTAGAGCCTCTGCAAAGCCCCTATGAAACGCGACACTGCATTCGCCTCCGGGGGCCCACGGCCATCCATTTTCATCTCGCGCGTCACGTTCGCTTTCCTTTTCGACCTGTGCAACCCATCCTCTCCTTCCGCATGCTTCCTGCTCCCTCCTGCTTTCGCTGAGTTCCCTTCGCGCTGGTTTGGTTTCTCCGGATGGATATCCTCGTTGACGCCCGACGGAGCCCGGCGTCACACTACCCTCTCGCCGAGCCACTTCTTCGCGGAGTGCGGACAGTGTCTCGTTTTGCACTGCTCCCGTGACCCCCTCGAAGGGCGACGAAACGCCGCGGCAATTCTTCGGGAGCAGTCGAAGCCTcctgagcgccgcgaggtaCACGCAGCAGaacgcagccgctgccgcctcttcttgcggagagaaaagcgaggcgcagaagggagACCCGTAGGGGTTCGATGTGCGCACGCTAGAATCCGTCGGTTCCCGCTTCCTGTCTTCACTCGCTTCTCCCCTCATCAGATCCAGCCGCGAGTAATAAGGACGACTCAGCGCTTCCGGCTGcagcgaaagaagagaggaaaacagcggcgacgcagcgcgcgacagagTCGCCAAGCCCATCAAACCCGAAGCGGAAACAGCAGGCGACCGGCTACTGTCATGTGAAGCAGGAGATCGGTGGCATTGGATCTGAAGGAGCCTCCGAACGAGGGGCTCAAGGGAACAACACAGCAAGAGGAGATTCCTGTCTTGactcgcctcgcggtcggAAGTTGCCCTATCCGGCGAGTCTCCGGTGGCTGCACTGAACCGGATGCTCCCGAGCGGAGCCAGCGACGAGGGTGATGCGGAAGATGAACAAGCAGCAATAggctgctcgcgcagcggaTGAGTCGAGAGGAGACTTTcctcgaggaggaggcggccgtaggtcgcgagggcggccgcatgcgtgggcgagagagacatgCAAATACGAGAAGACAGGAACTGCTGAAGAAACGTGCCGGCGTCGAGAGGAAAGGCAGGACGTAAGGCCAAGTGCGCATACACCACTGCACAAATGCCTCGGCCGCCCAGCTGCCGGTTGGCGCTGGAGGGGTTTCGCGCGTCAGTGGTGTCCTCCTCGGCGGTGCCTCCGCTGGCGGTGTCTCCGTTCCCGCTCTCTCTTACACCTCCATCTCTGCGTCCGTtcccgctgcgctgcgcctcctccgtcggAGTTGCCGCACAGTGCGGCCCCCCAAGGGCAAGACCGATGCGGTTGAGAAGCGGAAGGTGGCGCACGTCGAGGACAGCGGCCGCACGGAGAATGACCGCGAGGGCGGTCGCAGGCAGCCCGGTGACATGGcgctccagctgctgcaTTGCGCGGTACGCAGCAGAGCGAACACGATCCCcgaagggcggcgccggtgatgctgtcgaggaggcgaacggcgcgggagacgaagctgaagaagaggcatcgtgaagcggcgacgacgcgtctGCTGAGTTTGCCGGCGTGGACAGGAGATGCGGCGGGAGTCTGCACAGAGCATCTAGGATGACGACGTGTTCTGTGGGCGTCACGCTGCCCTCAATTTCCTCCAGTCTGTCTAGCAAGGCTACCCACAgcgtcgtctcctcctcccgaTTCAGGTCTTTCAACTCCCCCCACACTCGAACTACCTCTAGCGCTGCATCTGCTTGCGTCGCCTTGTCCTGTCTCTGTTTGTTTTTACAAGCGGCATCtgcccgcgcaggcgaccgctCGTCACCACGGCCACCGGGAGGAGCGTTTGAAGTGTGACCCGGCCTCTCAGGGTTCGACTCCGCACTGTTTCGCGACGATTGAGCAGGCGACGGTGACACGGAGGATGAGCAATTCGGGCGCATAGGGCGCGCCTGTGTCTCCGTTGCCCTCGCTCGTAGGACAGCAGAGACCGCAGCCGCTTGCGCCGATGCCGACGCGTCCAAGGACAGCTGgtgaagcgcgagagcgaggttTGCGTGACTtaagcgagaggcgcgccgcaccaGAGCGGCTCGAGTAGAGATGCGCTCACTCTGCCTTCGCAGCCGGTCGCGTCCAACGGTGGAGGGGAGGAACCGCAAGACgaacggcggcgcctggagcgCTTCGGGTTCTGAAGAAGagaccggcggcgcagactcaAGAGGAGGCGTGGCTGACGAAGTCGAGTCACTCGACGATGCCATGAGAGAGCGGGCGATGTCGGGAAAAACGGCGCGCTTGCTCCTGTGCGTAGGGGAGGCTGTTCCGTACAACCGGCTACAGAGGGGAGGAtgcggagaggaagcggcagaTGGCGGGCAGGGGGAGACGGAGGCACACAGTGGAACGGAAGAGGCCCGAGGCGAAGTAGCCGGGGCAGACgaagcaggaggaagcgatATTGTGGCCGTGGAGTCGCACGAGTATGATGGCACAGAAGACGCCCGGAATCTTAGCACGGAGTGAACGTGGGAGTGCTTCTCGAATAGGCAAATCGGCGACAGATTCGTCGCTGAAGACAGAAAGCATGAGGGGCGACAGCTGCCGACGTCGTTTGGCAGGAGCGCCTGCACTTGCTCTTCAAAGGCGCCGAGCCTCGACGCAACAGGGCACCTTCTTCCCCCTCGCATCGGGCGTGAGCGGAAAACGTGTGAGTGTCGGCGACGCACGCTGGGCTCTCTGGCAGCAGTCAGCGTCTGCCCgggccgcaggccgccgaggcgggcggcggagcagcgcagcagcatgTTCACGAATGAACACTTAGATGACGCGCAAGAGCAAGAGAGTTCCAGGGCCGTGTGGGAGGCAGTATATGTctgagaaagaggagagtTCCAGGGCCGTGTGGGAAGCAGTGTATGTctgagaaagaggagagtTCCAGGGCCGTGTGGGAGGCAGTATATGTctgagaaagaggagagtTCCAGGGCCGTGTGGGAAGCAGTGTATGTctgagaaagaggagagtTCCAGGGCCGTGTGGGAGGCAGTATATGTCTGAGAAAGAGGGGGGTTGGGCGGAGCGTGTGAGGCGGCAACGGGCGATTGAAAACAACGAGTCGGGTGAGATGGTCGCACATCAACGAGGTCTCAGCGAAAcagacggcggagaacgAGGGGAAGCTGAAGACGCTTCAGATCAGcaacgaagagaaggaagccaGGAAACAGAAAAACTACAACTGCGGCACGGCAGCTCAAAGGAGAAAAAATCGTGCATCGGTGTATTGGCTCAACTGCGGTGACTGCGACCCGCCAGAGACTACTTggccggcggagaggcacaCTGAAGATACAAGTGGTTCCCCGACTTCATAACTGCGTTTCTCAGCAGACGATGACTGTTTCATACACTAATAAGCATGCACATAAAACCTACAGGTCACTGAGCTGttgcgagaggagaggcacCGGAAAAAACAGACGTAGAGACAAAACAGTTCGTTCTGTCTCGACCCTCGATTTCGTAAAACGCAGAGTCGCGCGCATGCTGCCACCAGCATTGAAGGCACGCATTGACTGGCCTCGGAGAAGTACCAGAAGACTTCGAATCAACTAAATTCCTTCCTCCATCACTGGTCGATCTACAGCGGGGCAGCTTCCGCATTATCAAATTTGTACAGGGAAATCCGTGTGCAGTGTTACTTTATGAGTGATCATGCTGCAGGGCAGGTTCCTTCAAGTCAAGAATAGCCGACTTTGCGGGCGGACACCTCGGTTGCATTGCACGCTTGAGTTAACGAGACACGGACACCCCATGAATTGTCCGCGATGGCATAATGGCTATAGGCGCAGTTCCTTAGGAGCTACATCTACTCTTGTTACGAAATGCAAACTCATGGGCGGCAGTGATCGAGGAATTCCTCACGCGAGCTGGCTCAGCACGCAGCTAGCGGTATCGCCGTACTGCCAAACCGATGCCAGCGTCCCTCTCGCTTCACATCTTCACGTTTCGTCTGCTCCAGTTCTGGTAAACATACTCGTTCTGCCTCTGGAGGGACTGCGGAATCCAGGGGAAACGGCAGGCCCAACACGTAGCGCTCTGGCTCCTCGGATCAGCGTCTGTCTGAATAACAGTGACAGAGCCCGGTCCGCTTTGAGGATCCTCCTCTGAATTCGTGTGTTCCTCTCTTGTCAACGAAACGAAGAACGCCGTCAGTCAGGATATCAAGATTCTTAACACCGCTAAACTACTGCTGTCGCTACATTTCTGGCATGCAGTGGCAACTACCGTCCAGCAGCTGTGGTGCGGATTGAACACCCCCTCCTCGGTGGAATGAGTGTTTATTCAGGAAAGCGTCCTACCGCATTGACGGGCAACCTGTATAAAATTTCACTTAAGCAATGGCGGAGCCAAGCCGATTGCGGATTCAGCACTTAGTCGACATGAGCGGTTCATCACGACGCGATCTCACTCGTCAGGGGACAAAAGTCTGACCCGCCCAGCAGACGGCATGCCACGGGTATGGCTTCACCTGCAGGTCAAACCGGCCGCAGTCTGTTCGTCCTCCCGTCCGAACTACAAACGACACTCCCCTCTGTAGGCGCAGTGACCATCAGAGCAACCAACCACGAACCGCTGTACTCAACAGGAACTAGCAAGTCCCTGAGGGTAAAAATGTAGCACATCACCACTGATAACTCCCGGGTCATCACGCCACAGGCGCTAAATCTCCTGTGAGGCAACACACTGCCCTGGGAAGGACAGCAGCGACCAACATTTGATATTAATCAGAGCTGCACGCCTCGGAGGCCGAGCTGCAAGCCACTGTTCCATGTTATCTTCGATGTTGTCACCACAGGTGAGTCACCAAGGATCGAAGCGACGCCCAAAGTCAGAATTGTGCATTTTCGACGTGGCAAATCACAACTCCACGCGACCACAGAACTAGCCCAGGAGTGAGAGGACAAGCGTAAGTAACGCCAGAAGCGGCGCATGTAACGACCCCGCAGCATGTGCATCCATTCTCCGGACTCTGAGATCCGCTGTTCTCATCTCCCTTGGGAGGATTTCGCGGGGTACCTCCGGAACCACCAttcccgcctccgcttcctccggGTACGTTATGTATGtttcccgcgtcgcccgcgctgcctTCGTTAGTGCGAGGTAcgctgccgtctgcgtctgtaGGAGTGCGGGCGCCGGCACCGGCAACGTTAACTGTTACCACACATTCGGCTGGCGTAGGGTCTCCAGGTCCGACGCTTTTCAACGAAAACCTCTGTGGCGCTTGTGGGAAACTATCGTTCGGGATTGCCAGCGTCACACCTCCCACACTCGACTGCTCGCCACTAAACCAGTGTTCAGAGTAGCCTGCCAAAATATCGGTGTAAGCCCGTTCGACACATGCCGGTCCTGAACAATGGTTTGTCTCGTAGGCTGGGGGGGAAATCTTCCCGTCAACCCTGCAGATGATAATTACGCTATTCTTGCCCGGCAATAGCGCGATAGGGGGCAGCTATGTGCTGCTGCAATATGTACATTTCGCTACACGACCAAcggcctctgcttctctcgcctgctAACGCACGTTGACCATACCCGTGCCGGCCTTTACATCCGATACGAAATGAATTTTCTACAGCAGGGTAATGCTCGTAGAGGATGCTGAACGTAACTCCTGCTTTGATATCAGTGCCTGTGACCCATTTGTTTGTGGCTCCATTGAGGAAATGATCGATCGGTTCGCTATTTCCTTTGCAATCACTCGCCGTGTCGCCAAGGTCGCAGACCTCACGGCTGTCAGCTGATAAAAGCTTCGATGGTAAGGGTCCTTTCTCAGGGCACACGAAAGTGAACGCGTTCGCAACTTCCGGGAGAACAAGAACGTACTGGTCCACGATAACGCCCTTTGTATCACAAATAAACTTCCGATCGACAATAATAATGCAGTTGCGGAAGCGCCCGTGACCGAGAGTAAAGCTGACGTCAACGTCACGAACACGCCCCAACGGCCCATGACGACggatgcagaggcagagggagacgcgcgacccAGTGAAAGATTGGACACGCCAGTCTAGCCGTCTCCACGTGGGCACTGACGTCAGTGCAAATGCAGGCTTGACAAGGCACTCGGAGCCGTTATGACTTCTCAGCTCGTACAGTGCCCTGACGCTGTCGTCTAAGATTGATCACCGACAAGCAACCTCCCTGAGAGCAGCAGAGTCGCATATTATCAATGAACACAGCACAGACGCTCAAGCCACAACGCAGCGGTAATACTACGAAACCCATCTCCGGTTCAGACCGCCACTGAAGAATCAACTGGGACATGTAAGCCATGAAGCTGGTCTATGCAGGGGATTAGGTGCGCCGCAAAACACGTGAAGGAAGGGGTGGGAGGCTGCAAGGTACGCAGCAGCAAGTGGATCGCTGCTCTGCCTGTTCTGAGCCAGCGACATAGCTCGTTCCGCGAGGGTTGAGCCATGCACCATCACCTGCAACGAGTAGTCCCAGCAGGCCGAGTCGTCAGAGCTCTGGCCTGCCATCCACTGAGGTCGCACAGTATCAGTTGAGCTGGCTCTTGCCCTCGAGAGTCAGCACGGAGATGGCCGCTCGAGGGAATGggagagaacgagaggaCCGCAGACCGATGGTCTGCCGCTCGCTGTTTTATTGAAGAAGGCGCACACGCTACCGTGTTAGACAGCAACGCGTGCGCCCAAAGACGTGAATAATCCTCAGTCAGGCCAGCACGTCGCCAGAAAGGGGGGCCCATGGAGAGGAATACCGCCTGTCATTGAGGGACGGCATTGTTTTGGCATCTCTGACTAATGAAGCATATACAAGGTTTACCGTTCGTTCGAAGAATCGCGAAATACTTCAGCAAAACCAAATGTAACGAAACGTCACTAGTACTGCAGCAAATGCATTCGCCGGTTTCTCCTATTCGCAAAAAGGGATACAAACCACTCCGCAGAGCagagcagcgcagcagccctTCCGGGGCACGCGATGCACGAACGTACGTTGGCGAAGCTGTTAGTCATCGGTCGCCGTCAAATAAGTTACGAGATGACAAGCTACGAAGACACAATTCGACCCGTTACGTAGTGACCATCCACGGAGaatttatcagctttttctggggagtatatagTACGActtggactactggtttagataGGCCCGGGTCCCGGAATATCGGGAAAGTTGCAGGTGCTCCTCTCAGTGGGACCCACTGCGTACATGTCCGAACGTACGCGCGGGAACGACAGCGTTTCAATCATTCGTCTCATGATTCCGGCAGGATATTATATACAGCCGTTATGTCGTCGGCACGGCCGGCTGGTACGCGGCAAAACTTTGTTCTAATGAAATCGAAAAGTATACTCCCACTCATCGTGAACGGGAAAGTCCAAACAAATCCGGTATTCTACTGCAGCCAGCGCCTACAATGATTAGGATTCAAAACCAATTGTTCGTGGCAGACTCTGGGGGCAGAGCATCCGTTCGACGCTTGCCCGAGACGAATAGGCACGCACGTGAAGGAAATCTTTGGAAGAACTCTGTGCAGACCAAGGATGTCCCGTTTCATACATCTGCATACCCTGCAATGCAGGACGGGGCACTGGAACCATTAGTGAAGAGGTGGTTCCAAACATGACTGTAAGTTCGTGCCTTGCTGAAAAGTTACGACGCCGTGTACAACCCGGCTCAGATCGGTACCTCGTCCACTCGTAGGACGATCTGATTAAATAGTTGCGGTGAGGCCACCCGCCTCTGTTACTGTTCTTCCCCTCTCTGAGATTGCTTCTCCCACAGAAGCTGAAAGTATGTTTCGTCATGTAGAGTTGTCGACAAGTCCTGCTTCACTCTACTCAACGGGAGGGCTGGTGCATCTTATGGCAACAAGCATGGGAATGAGCAGGACAgccacagcagcagcggtcTGGACACTCCACTTTCCATCCCGGTTTTGAAGAAGCTTGGGCACCGCCATTCCAAGAGCTAGCGCAGTGGCGGCGGTAGTGGCGGTCAGCATAAGCGTTCTTTCAAACCGCTGCAGGGTGTCCGCTAAGGACGATAGCGTTTGGAAGACCACGGGGTGAAGGGCAACTTCCACCGGAATGTTAATGATTGCGTAGTCGCGGGGAGTTagagagaggcgggaagaagaagctttGGCTCGTCCAGTGGCTGTGCCTCTGCGCACCTGACTGGAGAAAGAGGGTGCTGACCAAACTGTTTGCGGCTtcagaaaagagaagagagaacgtGAGGTCCGGGCGTTTTCGGACAGACGGCGGAAAGCTGGGAACTCCTCTGCACACGACGCATACAGACGGGAAATAAACAGCCAATGCAGACGGCGGTTCGTCAAGTGAAATGCGCTCTCTATCGCCAAAGGTGCGACGCACTGAAGGGTTTTGACACTTGCCGGTTCTCGACGAGCAACAGAGGCACAGCCCATGTTCCCCAGGTCTTTCCCTACGTGTGCTTCCTTCCTTCGCGAAGCAACAGGTGGGTCGTTCGCTGGAGCGGTACGCAGTCTGGGGCGGCGATAAAAAGAATCAAAATAACTTGCGCCACATAGTGGCTGTGGTCCGCGACTGGCCGAGGGGACCGGCGGCGGACACGAAGCAGGAGCACTGCCAAGCTGCCggtcatcttcagtattaTAGGAACTGTAGTGTCTTTGTTTAGTCGATTTGAGTTACACAGtgctggatcgcggatcagTTGTTCAGAGACGGTAGCTCCACGCATTAGGTGcgatgcgcaggcgcgacgcgtGTTTTGCCGCACATTCCTATATTTTGACTCTGCGTTTCACTATCTCCTTGCGGTCCTCCATTGACAGCTTTTCGGTCTGGCGGTTCGCTTCCTCACCTGCATCACACTCTTCACCTCCGACGCGGTCGTCGACTTCCGCGTGCTGGTTTTCCCCGCTTCCAAGTTTGATTTCGCCTCGGCGCTTTTTCTGCTCGCCACTGAGCAAGCACTCGGACAGGGGGGCGGTTCCGAGCACGGACTGAAGTGCATGGAGAGCCAAAGATTCCGGACCCGGCGACAGAGTCACATCGGAAGAGACATTACCCCTCCCAGGCAAGAAGATATCAGCGCTTTCCGGCGGGAAATTGCCTTGACTGCCGGAGCTGGTTCCGCATGAGGCGCGAGAGTCGAAGATATGACGGCCCAACCAGGTGAAGAGAGACTTTAAACGCGCGGTCGAAGCGGAGCAGGCACGCGAGAAAGAACCGGACTGCCGGcactccgcagaggcgcggtcCTCGCTGTCCGCCGCATTCCCGCCAAAAAACGCAAGAACGGGGAACGCGACAGAAGCCTGGCTAGCGCGTCGCCGGTCGCACGAGGCGATGCTATCTAGTGGCGGGCACTGCCTCGCCGGAAAGAAGAGCCCAGGTAACGAAGCAGAGGGCCGGTTCGACGAAGATACTGAGAGGTGAGGTATGGAAGCTAGAGACGTAAGCGGGTGCGCAGGGGGCGCCGACGGTGGCGATGGTGGAAAGCTGGGGAGAGACGCTGACCGGCGTGAAGTCGCTGAGGAATATATGGAAGAGAGGAGCGAAGGTGAATTGAGAGAGGACTCTGAACCATCTGTTCCCGCCAGAAGGAGCATCGCCGGTGTGggtccgcctctgcggtgcGCACGAGAGTCAACGGAGGTCCCTTTTCGGAAGCGATCCTTCATACGCATTTGGCCGTCTAGAAAGGGCGAGCCGACAGAGTGCATGGAACGACGGCGATCCACGTCACCGCTGTTCTCTGTCCACACTGAGTGTCCCcagcaggcgcctcttcGAATTTCGCCCAATTCGCTGTCGGCAACGGAGAGCAACGCCGT contains:
- a CDS encoding hypothetical protein (encoded by transcript BESB_008290) — its product is MSLLICVSALSLESYAPTHLHHHLPQSLPSMGVTPGASDARPMKRTALLSVADSELGEIRRGACWGHSVWTENSGDVDRRRSMHSVGSPFLDGQMRMKDRFRKGTSVDSRAHRRGGPTPAMLLLAGTDGSESSLNSPSLLSSIYSSATSRRSASLPSFPPSPPSAPPAHPLTSLASIPHLSVSSSNRPSASLPGLFFPARQCPPLDSIASCDRRRASQASVAFPVLAFFGGNAADSEDRASAECRQSGSFSRACSASTARLKSLFTWLGRHIFDSRASCGTSSGSQGNFPPESADIFLPGRGNVSSDVTLSPGPESLALHALQSVLGTAPLSECLLSGEQKKRRGEIKLGSGENQHAEVDDRVGGEECDAGEEANRQTEKLSMEDRKEIVKRRVKI
- a CDS encoding hypothetical protein (encoded by transcript BESB_008280), which gives rise to MRGGRRCPVASRLGAFEEQVQALLPNDVGSCRPSCFLSSATNLSPICLFEKHSHVHSVLRFRASSVPSYSCDSTATISLPPASSAPATSPRASSVPLCASVSPCPPSAASSPHPPLCSRLYGTASPTHRSKRAVFPDIARSLMASSSDSTSSATPPLESAPPVSSSEPEALQAPPFVLRFLPSTVGRDRLRRQSERISTRAALVRRASRLSHANLALALHQLSLDASASAQAAAVSAVLRARATETQARPMRPNCSSSVSPSPAQSSRNSAESNPERPGHTSNAPPGGRGDERSPARADAACKNKQRQDKATQADAALEVVRVWGELKDLNREEETTLWVALLDRLEEIEGSVTPTEHVVILDALCRLPPHLLSTPANSADASSPLHDASSSASSPAPFASSTASPAPPFGDRVRSAAYRAMQQLERHVTGLPATALAVILRAAAVLDVRHLPLLNRIGLALGGPHCAATPTEEAQRSGNGRRDGGVRESGNGDTASGGTAEEDTTDARNPSSANRQLGGRGICAVVYAHLALRPAFPLDAGTFLQQFLSSRICMSLSPTHAAALATYGRLLLEESLLSTHPLREQPIAACSSSASPSSLAPLGSIRFSAATGDSPDRATSDREASQDRNLLLLCCSLEPLVRRLLQIQCHRSPASHDSSRSPAVSASGLMGLATLSRAASPLFSSLLSLQPEALSRPYYSRLDLMRGEASEDRKREPTDSSVRTSNPYGSPFCASLFSPQEEAAAAAFCCVYLAALRRLRLLPKNCRGVSSPFEGVTGAVQNETLSALREEVARREGSVTPGSVGRQRGYPSGETKPARRELSESRREQEACGRRGWVAQVEKESERDARDENGWPWAPGGECSVAFHRGFAEALPTLLGWITGAEAAALFSGLQRLGALDAWTAEALVDVMERELGRASPTTQRHASPWGERRPGLPFFWNEERLGRPVLLHDALQVLEVARDRGTRPSAALLMFGFPPSEDLCRRTELLHTLGGKASELRGLLVSCATGAGNLAQESASLSATQRTRLTEVLKALGVPHELAKGPAHGAVEQR